In the Methanobacterium sp. genome, one interval contains:
- the mer gene encoding 5,10-methylenetetrahydromethanopterin reductase produces the protein MKFGIEFVPNEPIDKIVNLVKLAEDVGFEYAWITDHYNNKNVYETLAMIAAGTETIKMGPGVTNPYVRSPAITASAITTLDELSNGRATLGIGPGDKATFDSLGIPWTKPVSAIKDAIAMMTVLMTGGKTETGAQLGGTKAVQEKIPIYMGAQGPMMLKTAGGFSDGALINASNPKDFEAAVPLIKEGAEAEGKSMANVDVAAYTCCSIDDDAGKALGAAKIVVAFIAAGSPPPVLERHGLAPDTGAKIGEMIGKGDFGGAIGAVDDALMEAFSVVGTPSDFVPKIEALGEMGVTQYVAGSPLGPDKEKSIKLLGEVIDSF, from the coding sequence ATGAAGTTTGGTATTGAATTTGTCCCAAATGAACCTATAGATAAGATTGTGAATCTTGTCAAACTAGCAGAAGATGTCGGTTTTGAATACGCATGGATCACCGACCACTACAACAATAAAAACGTATACGAAACCCTGGCAATGATTGCTGCCGGAACCGAGACCATTAAAATGGGTCCTGGTGTAACCAACCCCTATGTGCGAAGCCCAGCAATAACTGCTTCCGCAATAACTACTCTAGATGAACTATCCAATGGAAGAGCAACCCTAGGTATTGGCCCCGGTGACAAAGCTACCTTTGATTCCCTTGGAATCCCATGGACAAAACCAGTTAGCGCCATCAAAGACGCCATCGCCATGATGACTGTCCTAATGACCGGTGGAAAAACCGAAACTGGTGCACAATTAGGTGGAACTAAAGCTGTCCAAGAAAAAATCCCTATCTACATGGGAGCCCAAGGACCAATGATGCTGAAAACCGCAGGAGGATTCTCAGACGGTGCACTAATTAACGCATCAAATCCAAAAGACTTTGAAGCTGCTGTTCCCCTCATAAAAGAAGGAGCAGAAGCCGAAGGTAAATCCATGGCAAACGTTGATGTTGCAGCTTACACTTGCTGTTCCATAGACGACGACGCTGGAAAAGCATTAGGTGCCGCAAAAATAGTGGTTGCTTTCATTGCAGCCGGATCCCCACCACCAGTGCTGGAAAGACACGGACTAGCTCCTGACACTGGCGCTAAAATCGGTGAAATGATTGGTAAAGGTGACTTTGGTGGAGCAATAGGCGCAGTAGACGATGCTTTAATGGAAGCTTTCTCTGTAGTAGGAACCCCATCAGATTTCGTGCCTAAGATTGAAGCTTTAGGTGAAATGGGAGTGACTCAATACGTCGCAGGTTCCCCACTAGGACCAGACAAAGAAAAATCCATTAAACTATTAGGAGAAGTTATAGACAGCTTCTAA
- a CDS encoding LCP family protein, protein MIMKKWQIFGIIVFIIMLALFILLVVPITKDTGDKINILLLGVDARDLEHPGNTDSISIISIDKSTKKLSLLSIPRDTRVKIHGRGLDKINSAYPYGGLNVTINTVEEFLGIEIDYYLLVNFQEFKNIVDTIGGIYIDIDENESAKISQLNGAKGLTKLNGDQTLAYARFRFDSQGDVGRVIRHQKIIKAIIDEFLKPNNLAKAPSVLNQLNSNVHTNIPLLEITVLEKFFSGFNLDNSKTAIISGNWTTIDGIVYMIPNNQTKEQMITELELRD, encoded by the coding sequence ATGATTATGAAAAAATGGCAAATTTTTGGAATAATTGTTTTTATAATTATGCTGGCTTTATTCATTTTATTGGTTGTGCCGATTACCAAAGACACTGGAGATAAAATAAATATATTGTTATTAGGTGTTGATGCTCGAGATTTGGAACATCCGGGTAATACTGATTCTATCTCCATTATTTCTATTGATAAAAGTACTAAAAAACTATCTCTACTATCAATTCCTCGTGATACCCGTGTGAAAATTCATGGAAGAGGGCTTGACAAAATTAACTCTGCTTATCCCTATGGAGGGTTAAACGTGACCATAAATACTGTAGAGGAATTTTTAGGTATTGAAATAGATTATTATCTTTTGGTGAATTTTCAAGAATTCAAAAACATAGTGGATACTATAGGTGGAATATATATTGATATTGATGAAAATGAATCTGCAAAAATTAGCCAACTCAACGGGGCGAAGGGTTTAACTAAATTAAATGGAGACCAAACTTTAGCTTATGCTAGATTCAGGTTTGACTCACAAGGAGATGTTGGAAGAGTTATAAGGCACCAAAAAATAATCAAAGCAATAATAGATGAATTTTTAAAACCAAACAACCTTGCCAAAGCACCGTCGGTTCTTAATCAATTAAATAGTAATGTGCATACCAATATTCCCCTTCTTGAAATAACAGTTTTAGAAAAGTTTTTTTCAGGTTTTAACCTAGATAATAGTAAAACTGCTATTATTTCAGGAAATTGGACAACCATTGATGGCATTGTTTACATGATTCCTAATAACCAAACTAAAGAACAAATGATAACTGAATTAGAATTAAGAGATTAG
- a CDS encoding radical SAM protein: protein MRELVRKIQVQSVLNKQKFVDDWFLSSYSINPYSNCSFNCVYCYTRGSKYGEHQVPSLAAKINAPEVLVRQLKTRARKREYGFIVLGSATDPYLPVEKDLKITRELLMIILRFKFPINILTRSPLILRDLDLLKKIGEKAIIPKELEGKMDTGVVLSFSFSTTDEKLARIFEPGVPSLKKRLDTIKKCKDAGFTVGAIFMPLLPFLSDSEEHLDKMFKDVKENGADFVLASGLTLYGDGPYDCKTRYYEVLEEHFPELVPKTRAIFGKSSAPSHKYQKQLYQRFLGLCRKYSIRNKIY, encoded by the coding sequence GTGAGAGAACTGGTAAGAAAAATTCAAGTTCAATCAGTGTTAAATAAACAGAAATTTGTTGATGATTGGTTTTTATCAAGTTACTCTATAAATCCATATTCCAATTGTTCTTTCAATTGCGTTTACTGTTACACCAGAGGAAGTAAGTATGGTGAACACCAAGTTCCAAGTCTGGCTGCCAAGATAAATGCCCCGGAAGTACTGGTCAGACAACTAAAAACAAGGGCAAGAAAAAGGGAGTATGGTTTCATAGTCTTGGGATCAGCTACCGATCCATATCTTCCTGTGGAAAAAGATTTAAAAATTACCCGGGAACTATTAATGATTATTTTAAGATTCAAATTTCCGATTAACATTCTGACCCGTTCTCCACTTATATTGAGGGATCTGGACCTTTTAAAGAAAATAGGTGAAAAGGCAATAATACCCAAAGAACTTGAAGGAAAAATGGATACTGGAGTGGTACTTTCCTTTTCTTTTTCCACAACTGATGAAAAATTGGCCAGAATATTTGAACCCGGAGTTCCTTCTTTAAAAAAAAGGTTGGACACCATTAAAAAATGTAAAGATGCTGGTTTTACTGTGGGGGCGATCTTCATGCCACTTTTACCATTTTTATCTGATTCTGAAGAACATTTGGATAAAATGTTTAAAGATGTCAAAGAAAATGGTGCAGATTTTGTATTAGCCAGTGGGTTGACTCTTTATGGTGATGGACCGTATGATTGTAAAACCCGTTACTATGAAGTTTTAGAGGAACATTTCCCAGAACTGGTCCCAAAAACCAGGGCGATTTTTGGAAAATCTTCTGCTCCTTCACACAAATATCAAAAACAACTTTACCAACGGTTTTTGGGGTTATGTCGTAAGTATAGTATAAGGAATAAAATTTATTGA
- a CDS encoding archaeosine biosynthesis radical SAM protein RaSEA translates to MNTTQPLGNLLPEIRRKALKRVDKRPPHELAASWSGDDLLYSGPGKSIFIVLPTPGCAWALAGLGGCSMCSYIADSPLQKVSSQELVKIFKEHFQRQMQKQDIHVPTSIKIFVSGSFLNTEEIPKNAQKEILKIINEYEDVEEVVVESRPEYVNEDVLRDCCSMIPGKILEVAIGLESADDEIRINKINKGFARKDFEKAMEVINQLKSDFDVRVKAYLLVKPILTSEKDAIDDAVKSAQYAERAGVGRVSFCPSTIHKGTLMEILWRRGAYQPPWIWSTLEIIRKVKNTVKIPVIMDTAGFGTRRGPFNCKKCNSKLKDAIIKSNINQTIPEEFECECKVKWKADLEFSDVTRSTTNLLKNR, encoded by the coding sequence ATGAACACAACACAACCCCTTGGTAACTTGCTTCCTGAAATACGAAGAAAAGCCCTTAAAAGAGTAGATAAAAGACCCCCACACGAACTGGCAGCCAGTTGGTCAGGAGATGATCTTCTATATTCCGGACCTGGCAAGTCTATTTTCATAGTTCTGCCCACACCAGGATGTGCATGGGCATTAGCAGGTTTGGGAGGTTGTAGTATGTGCAGTTACATCGCGGATTCTCCTCTCCAAAAGGTTTCTTCCCAAGAATTGGTGAAAATCTTCAAAGAACATTTCCAAAGGCAAATGCAAAAACAGGACATTCATGTGCCTACTTCAATTAAGATTTTCGTGTCTGGCAGCTTCTTAAACACGGAAGAAATACCTAAAAATGCCCAAAAAGAGATTTTAAAAATTATTAATGAATACGAAGATGTTGAAGAAGTTGTAGTTGAATCTAGACCGGAATATGTTAATGAAGATGTGCTGAGGGATTGCTGTTCTATGATTCCGGGTAAAATATTAGAAGTGGCCATTGGACTGGAAAGTGCAGATGATGAAATTAGGATCAACAAAATAAACAAAGGTTTTGCTCGGAAAGATTTTGAAAAAGCCATGGAAGTTATAAATCAGTTGAAATCTGATTTTGATGTGCGTGTTAAGGCTTATTTACTTGTTAAACCTATTTTAACGTCTGAAAAAGATGCAATTGATGATGCTGTGAAATCAGCCCAGTACGCTGAAAGAGCAGGAGTAGGTAGGGTGTCTTTCTGCCCCTCCACCATTCATAAAGGAACTCTGATGGAAATTTTATGGAGACGTGGTGCATATCAGCCCCCATGGATATGGAGTACACTAGAAATTATCCGCAAAGTTAAAAACACTGTTAAAATACCTGTAATAATGGATACTGCTGGTTTCGGAACCAGGAGAGGACCATTCAATTGTAAAAAATGTAATTCAAAATTAAAAGATGCAATAATTAAATCTAATATTAATCAAACCATTCCCGAAGAATTTGAATGTGAATGTAAGGTTAAATGGAAAGCAGATCTTGAATTTTCTGATGTGACCAGGTCAACCACTAACCTTCTAAAAAATCGTTAA